Proteins from a genomic interval of Trichoderma breve strain T069 chromosome 2, whole genome shotgun sequence:
- a CDS encoding fungal specific transcription factor domain-containing protein, whose amino-acid sequence MGTGDLCHYSPSPPNIPAACSLKLGLQEREAIQYFRTTFSRHQHTKNPSYNVISVIYNIATKSELAMHMAVSVARREMLCLQNNGQTDVKDDDISILHYSAALSQLAEFVNGADAVTGLDTILASIWLMLTYEQKFGDGNGVDANHHIPSSANTMELDSSQRRMHTLSLFSARMLIWISLLDAGAASTGLGGDFNASLHGLLEEHAHICDGCDSRLQTSLFRSFTEVAKYSNPLFCRVWGDDYPIQELMDDISNHDIFLLYGSCFQVRYMASRLSSLRKQVSTAAEQCEDVIELAFQEIAETYTETFLLASKITVETDNSLRVIKNLRFIVPHYHAAILYYVRCADPRRSSSDRRMSSLKMIMKLAYQAFKLEGDEAMLRISWPLFIAILETDDLLHREWLIARLRALGKFGKNYSRAAVFVESFVAEEERKGERLDFQAYLTSGGFEQFSI is encoded by the exons ATGGGTACAGGCGATCTCTGTCACTACTCGCCGAGCCCTCCAAATATCCCTGCTGCCTGTTCTTTGAAATTGGGGCTCCAGGAGCGAGAAGCTATCCAGTATTTCCGGACCACGTTTTCCAGACATCAGCATACAAAAAACCCCAGCTACAATGTCATATCGGTCATATACAATATTGCAACAAAGTCTGAACTCGCAATGCATATGGCCGTTTCGGTTGCGAGACGAGAAATGCTTTGTCTTCAAAACAATGGCCAAACTGATGTCAAGGACGACGATATCTCTATTCTGCACTATTCGGCTGCCCTTAGTCAACTGGCCGAGTTTGTAAACGGAGCCGACGCTGTCACTGGGCTTGATACCATCCTAGCCAGTATCTGGCTCATGTTGACCTATGAGCAGAAATTTGGTGATGGCAACGGTGTTG ACGCAAACCACCATATCCCTTCTTCTGCCAACACCATGGAACTCGATTCTTCTCAGAGGCGCATGCacaccctctctctcttttctgcACGAATGCTGATTTGGATATCGCTCCTcgacgctggagctgcttcaACTGGATTGGGAGGAGACTTTAACGCGTCGCTCCATGGCTTACTTGAAGAACATGCTCACATCTGCGACGGATGTGATTCCCGATTGCAAACCAGTCTCTTCCGAAGCTTCACTGAAGTAGCAAAGTACTCAAATCCATTGTTTTGCAGGGTATGGGGAGACGATTATCCAATACAGGAACTGATGGATGACATCAGCAACCACGACATATTCCTATTGTACGGCTCTTGCTTTCAGGTCAGGTACATGGCCTCAAGATTGAGTAGCCTGAGGAAGCAGGTTTCAACAGCCGCCGAGCAATGTGAAGACGTCATTGAGCTGGCCTTTCAGGAAATAGCTGAAACATATACTGAGACTTTCCTACTGGCGAGCAAAATAACCGTCGAGACGGACAATAGTCTCCGCGTTATCAAGAATCTTCGGTTCATTGTTCCCCACTACCATGCAGCGATACTTTACTACGTAAGATGTGCGGATCCTCGACGATCCTCTTCGGACAGGCGGATGTCATCGTTAAAGATGATCATGAAATTAGCATACCAAGCCTTCAAACTTGAGGGGGACGAGGCTATGCTGCGGATCTCTTGGCCGCTCTTCATAGCGATACTCGAAACCGATGATCTCCTCCACAGGGAGTGGTTAATCGCTCGGCTACGTGCGCTCGGAAAATTCGGCAAGAATTACTCAAGGGCAGCGGTTTTTGTTGAGTCTTTcgttgcggaagaagaacgGAAAGGGGAACGCTTAGACTTCCAGGCTTATTTGACATCAGGAGGTTTTGAACAGTTCTCCATATGA
- a CDS encoding major facilitator superfamily domain-containing protein, producing the protein MHSTETKDGTSNNRADVEKNETVADFDIGKHETVGVHDGDEAMAAFQDGQVVDVDEATNKRLLRKIDRHILPIMCAVYCMNYLDKTTLSYASIMGLKEDVHLVGDNYQWLASLFYFGYLTWEWPTVRLLQRLPIAKYSGFCVICWGVTLALFAVVHDFKGAAIIRFLLGAFESAVTPGWALITSQWYKRSEQGSRTGLWFSFNGFAQIFGGVIAYGIAVGGERDIYTIQPWRILFILTGSLTFVLGIIFLIVVPDNQLKSRWLNETDRVLAVARVRVNQQGIGNKHFKTYQFKEALMDPLAWAFAFYSIASNIPNGGISNFFSQLIVSFGYSPTQSLLLGTPAGAVQVVSLLLSGYYGDKYKNRLLVSLGGLSLAVLGAILLVALPDAAKAGKLVGYYLTLAGTTPFVALLSLISSNIAGYTKKTTVAAMYLIFYCAGNIIGPQTFRPADAPGFIPAKVTILVCYVLCMIDVIFIWWYCRRMNQKKAALRAEPGYITQENSEWLDLTDKENPEFTYTL; encoded by the exons ATGCATTCGACAGAAACGAAAGACGGCACAAGCAACAATCGGGCTGATGTTGAGAAGAATGAGACCGTGGCTGATTTTGATATTGGGAAGCACGAGACCGTTGGTgtccatgatggagatgaagcaatggcagcatttCAAGACGGCCAGGTTGTGGACGTTGACGAGGCTACCAACAAACGGCTGCTCCGCAAGATCGACCGGCATATCCTACCTATAATGTGCGCGGTATATTGTATGAACTACCTGGACAAAACAACTCTTTCATACGCCAGCATCATGGGACTGAAGGAGGACGTCCACTTGGTAGGGGACAACTACCAGTGGTTAGCGTCGCTCTTCTACTTCGGGTATCTTACATGGGAATGGCCTACGGTACGTCTGCTACAGAGATTGCCAATTGCCAAATACTCGGGGTTCTGTGTTATCTGCTGGGGCGTGACTCTTGCCCTATTCGCAGTTGTTCACGATTTCAAGGGCGCCGCCATCATTCGATTCCTTCTCGGAGCTTTCGAGTCAGCGGTGACTCCGGGTTGGGCTCTCATCACATCCCAATGGTACAAAAGGTCTGAGCAGGGGTCCAGGACAGGACTGTGGTTCAGTTTCAATGGCTTTGCTCAGATCTTCGGCGGTGTCATCGCCTACGGCATCGCTGTTGGTGGCGAGAGGGACATCTACACTATTCAACCTTGGAGgatcctcttcatcctcacAGGGTCACTCACTTTTgttcttggcatcatctttCTGATAGTCGTCCCGGACAATCAGCTCAAGTCGAGGTGGCTTAATGAGACTGACCGAGTTCTCGCCGTGGCAAGGGTCAGAGTCAACCAGCAGGGAATCGGCAACAAGCATTTCAAGACGTATCAATTCAAGGAGGCCCTTATGGACCCCTTGGCCTGGGCATTTGCTTTCTATAGCATTGCTTCCAACATACCAAATGGGGGCATCAGCAACTTCTTTAGTCAGCTC ATCGTCTCGTTTGGCTACAGTCCCACACAatctctgcttcttggaaCCCCCGCCGGTGCCGTTCAAGTTGTCAGCTTGTTGCTTAGTGGTTACTATGGCGATAAATACAAAAATCGACTATTGGTATCACTTGGTGGACTGAGTTTGGCAGTACTGGGAGCCATCCTGCTCGTTGCATTGCCAGATGCTGCAAAGGCGGGTAAGCTTGTCGGTTACTACTTGACTCTGGCTGGGACAACGCCATTCGTGGCACTATTGAGTCTAATTTCTTCTAATATTGCCGGATACACCAAGAAGACCACTGTGGCTGCTATGTATCTGATCTTCTATTGTGCCGGCAACATCATtg GCCCTCAAACCTTTCGCCCGGCGGATGCACCTGGGTTTATCCCGGCTAAAGTCACCATTCTTGTCTGCTATGTCCTTTGCATGATAGATGTCATCTTTATTTGGTGGTATTGTAGACGAATGAACCAAAAGAAGGCAGCCCTTAGAGCGGAACCCGGATACATAACGCAAGAGAACTCTGA GTGGTTGGATTTGACGGATAAGGAGAACCCTGAATTTACCTATACTCTATGA
- a CDS encoding glutamine amidotransferase class-I domain-containing protein, protein MDTTFNLVVLEFELPADEILNVYGTYGDIISHCLHKCWRYHPTSLPALKILKRSVFEEDVLPPWNGIHGLLLLGSKYTASDDDPWVTSLIMAVQMAYIMKIPLIGVCYGHQIIARALGGKISRNPAGWELGVCKMDMTSIGQEIFGKDALMVHQMHRDAVVDVPPNIDVIASSRSCKIHMMFQPGRVLTIQGHPEFDSRISKSWLDQRYEEGLVEQELYGYALTKLNLEHDGMEILQAMRKFLLGTPI, encoded by the exons ATGGACACAACTTTCAACCTAGTTGTTCTGGAATTCGAATTGCCCGCtgatgagattctcaatGTCTACGGCACATACGGCGATATTATTTCCCATTGTCTACACAAATGTTGGCGCTATCATCCAACTTCGCTGCCAGCCTTGAAAATTTTAAAGCGGAgcgtctttgaagaagacgtGCTGCCTCCATGGAACGGAATTCATGGTCTTCTTTTATTAGGAAGCA AGTACACAGCCTCTGATGACGACCCATGGGTTACATCTTTGATAATGGCGGTCCAAATGGCATATATAATGAAGATACCTTTGATTGGGGTGTGCTATGGTCACCAAATAATTGCGCGGGCTCTGGGTGGTAAGATATCGCGTAACCCAGCAGGGTGGGAACTCGGCGTTTGCAAAATGGACATGACATCCATAGGCCAGGAAATTTTCGGAAAAGATGCTCTT ATGGTTCACCAAATGCATAGAGATGCTGTGGTTGATGTTCCTCCAAACATCGATGTCATTGCCTCAAGTCGTTCCTGCAAGATTCATATGATGTTCCAGCCGGGAAGAGTCCTCACGATTCAGGGACATCCAGAATTCGATTCAAGAATCTCAAAATCTTGGCTGGATCAAAGATACGAGGAGGGCTTGGTGGAACAAGAGTTGTATGGTTATGCGCTGACAAAGCTCAATCTGGAGCATGATGGAATGGAAATACTGCAAGCGATGCGTAAATTTCTACTTGGAACACCCATATAG